CGCCAATCTGCTGTGGACCGTGGGCTACGACACTTATTACGCGATGACCGACCGCGACGATGACCTGAAGATCGGCGTGAAATCCACGGCGATCCTGTTCGGCGAGGCGGACCGGGTGATCATCCTGACCCTGCAGGCGCTGTCACTGGGCTGCCTGTTGCTGGCCGGGTCGAAGTTCGAGTTGGGGACGTGGTTCCACCTCGGCCTGCTGGTGGCTGCCGGGTGCTATGCGTGGGAGTTCTGGTACACCCGCGACCGGGACCGGATGCGCTGCTTCAAGGCGTTCCTGCACAACCATTGGGCCGGTCTGGCGATTTTTGTCGGGATCGTGCTGGATTACGCGTTGCACTGACGTTTGAAAAAGATCGCAGCCATCAGGCTGCGATCTTTTAACGGTTCAAATCAATCGACGTGGATCAGTGCTTCGGCATATGCCACATATCTTTGAAGCCTTCGCCCTTCATGTCTCCAGGCTTTTCATCCTTCATAAACGTATAGAGCGGCTTGCCGTCGTAAGACCATTGCATCATGCCGTCATCACGCTTGATCGGCATGAATTTGCCTTCGGCCTTGGCACCTGCGGGAGCCATCATTGGTGGCCACATCTTGGCGCATTCACCGTTACACATCGATTTGCCGCCCATGTCCTTGTCGAACGTGTAGACAGTCATGCCTTTATGATCGGTCATCATGCCATCTTTCATCATTACCGGGTCGGCAGCGAATGCCATGGCAGGCAGAGCAACGGCAGCAGCCATCAGCAGAGCTTTAAAGGAAGCAGTCATTTGAGTCATGGAAACCTTCTTTTGTGGTTGTCAGGATTCGGACTTAGAGCTTAGTTCAGGATTTGCACAATCGCCGCCGGACTAAAATACTGTCACACGACTGCAATAATTCCGTTATCTAATGCGGCGCAAGACAGTTAAATGACAAGAGGATTAAGGCATGGTTGGCAGGAGCATTCTGATCGTCGACGACGAAGCGCCCATTCGCGAAATGATCGCCGTTGCGTTGGAAATGGCCGGCTATGACTGCCTCGAGGCAGAGAACTCGCAGCAGGCGCACGCCATTATCGTCGACCGCAAGCCGGACCTGATCCTGCTCGACTGGATGCTGCCCGGCACCTCCGGCATCGAGCTGGCCCGCCGCCTCAAGCGTGACGAGCTGACCGGGGACATCCCGATCATCATGCTCACCGCCAAGGGCGAAGAGGACAACAAGATCCAGGGTCTGGAAGTCGGCGCCGACGACTACATCACCAAACCGTTTTCCCCACGCGAACTGGTGGCACGCCTGAAGGCTGTGCTGCGCCGCGCCGGCCCGACCGATGGCGAAGCGCCGATCGAAGTCGGCGGCCTGCTGCTCGACCCGATCAGCCACCGCGTGACCATCGATGGCCGTCCGGCCGAGATGGGCCCGACCGAATACCGTCTGCTGCAATTCTTCATGACCCACCAGGAACGCGCCTACACCCGTGGCCAGTTGCTGGATCAGGTCTGGGGCGGCAACGTCTATGTTGAAGAGCGCACCGTCGACGTGCACATCCGGCGCCTGCGCAAGGCCCTCGGCGACGCCTACGAAAATCTGGTACAAACCGTGCGCGGCACCGGCTATCGGTTCTCCACCAAGGCCTGAGCCGACCGCCAGACTCGCTGACAAGGACCGTATTTCCCGTGAATCAAAACTGGCATGGCACCCTGATTCGCCACATGCTGTTGCTGGTCACCGGCTGCCTGGTGATCGGCCTGATCACCGGCTACTACGGCTGGAGCCTCGCGGCGGGACTGGGCCTGTACCTGGCCTGGACGCTCAAGCAACTGCTGCGCCTGCACGAATGGCTGCGCCTGCACCAACCCGATGAAGCACCGCCCGACGGCTACGGCCTGTGGGGTGAAGTGTTCGACAGCATCTACCACCTGCAACGCCGCGACCAACGGGTGCGCGGACGCCTGCAAGCGGTGATCGACCGCGTTCAGGAGTCCACCGCCGCGCTGAAAGATGCGGTGATCATGCTCGACAGCGACGGCAACCTGGAATGGTGGAACCGCGCCGCCGAAACCCTGCTCGGCCTCAAGACCCCGCAAGACAGCGGCCAGCCAGTGACCAACCTGGTCCGCCATCCGCGCTTCAAGGAATACTTCGAGCAGGAAAACTACGCCGAGCCGCTGGAAATCCCCTCGCCGACCAACGACCGCGTGCGCATCCAGATGTACCTCACGCGCTACGGCAACAACGAACACTTGATGCTGGTGCGCGACGTCACGCGCATCCATCAGCTGGAACAGATGCGCAAGGACTTCATCGCCAACGTCTCCCATGAGCTGCGCACCCCGCTGACGGTGATCTGCGGCTACCTGGAAACCCTGCTCGACAACGTCGAGGAAGTGAACCCGCGCTGGAGCCGCGCCCTGCAGCAGATGCAACAACAGGGCGGGCGCATGCAGACCCTGCTCAACGACTTGCTGCTGCTGGCCAAACTGGAAGCCACCGATTACCCGTCGGACAACCAGCCCGTGCACATTGACACCCTGTTGCAGTCGATCAAGAGCGATGCACAGCAGCTGTCGGGCTCGAAGAATCAGAAAATCACCCTGGAAGCCGACGCCAGCATCCTGCTCAAGGGCAGCGAGGCGGAACTGCGCAGCGCGTTTTCCAACCTGGTGTTCAACGCCGTCAAATACACCCCGGCCGAAGGCAATATCCGCATCCGCTGGTGGGGCGACGATCAGGGCGCGCACCTGAGCGTGCAGGATTCCGGGATCGGCATCGACAGCAAACACCTGCCGCGCCTGACCGAACGCTTCTATCGCGTCGACTCCAGCCGCAACTCCAACACCGGCGGTACGGGCCTGGGCCTGGCCATCGTCAAACACGTGTTGCTGCGCCATCGCGCCCGAATGGAGATCAGCAGCGTGCCCGGCCACGGCAGCACGTTCACCTGCCATTTCGCCCCGGCGCAGGTCGCCCAGGCACGGCTCATCAGCGCCGCTGAGTAATGCCGGACTAGGCAATCGCCAGGTCAGCCGCTACATTGGCTGACTTGCGCCTGCCTTTCAGGCGCGATTTTTTCTCCCTTACGAATCACACGGAACCCGCAAAACTCCATCATGGACCCTTCCCCTGGCTTGTCCCTCGCAACAATATTCGCCGATTTCGGCATGATTCTTTTCGCTCTGATCCTGGTTCTGCTCAACGGCTTCTTCGTTGCGGCGGAATTCGCCATGGTCAAACTGCGCTCGACCCGGGTCGAAGCCATCGCTGAACAGCACGGCTGGCGCGGGCACATCCTGCGCACCGTACACAGTCAGCTCGATGCGTACCTCTCGGCGTGCCAGCTCGGTATCACCCTCGCCTCCCTCGGCCTCGGCTGGGTCGGCGAGCCGGCGTTCGCGCACATTCTCGAGCCGCTGCTGAGCGCGGTCGGCGTGCAGTCGGCGGAAGTGGTCAAAGGCATCTCGTTCTTCACCGCGTTCTTCATCATTTCCTACCTGCACATCGTGGTCGGCGAGCTGGCACCCAAGTCCTGGGCGATCCGCAAACCCGAGCTGCTGTCGCTGTGGACGGCGGTGCCGCTGTATCTGTTCTACTGGGCCATGTACCCGGCGATCTACCTGCTCAATGCCAGCGCCAACACCATCCTGCGCATTGCTGGCCAGGGTGAACCCGGCCCGCATCACGAGCACCATTACAGCCGTGAAGAACTGAAACTGATCCTGCACTCCAGCCGTGGCCAGGACCCGAGCGACCAGGGCATGCGCGTGCTGGCCTCGGCGGTGGAAATGGGCGAACTGGAAGTGGTCGACTGGGCCAATTCCCGGGAAGACCTGATCACCCTCGAATTCAACGCCCCGCTGAAAGAAATCCTGGCGATGTTCCGTCGCCACAAGTTCAGCCGCTATCCGGTGTACGACAGCGAGCGCAAGGAATTCGTCGGCCTGCTGCACATCAAGGACCTGCTGCTGGAACTGGCAGCGCTGGACCACATTCCCGAGTCGTTCAACCTCGCCGAATTGACCCGCCCGCTGGAGCGCGTGTCGCGGCACATGCCGTTGTCGCAGTTGCTGGAGCAGTTCCGCAAGGGCGGCTCGCACTTCGCCGTGGTCGAAGAAGCCGACGGCAACATCATCGGCTACCTGACCATGGAAGACGTGCTGGAAGTGCTGGTCGGTGACATCCAGGACGAACACCGCAAGGCCGAGCGCGGCATCCTCGCCTACCAGCCGGGCAAACTGCTGGTGCGGGGCGATACGCCGCTGTTCAAGGTCGAGCGCCTGCTGGGTATCGACCTGGATCACATCGAAGCCGAAACCCTCGCCGGGCTGATCTACGAAACCCTGAAACGGGTACCGGAAGAGGAAGAAGTGCTGGAAGTCGAAGGCCTGCGGATCATCATCAAGAAGATGAAAGGCCCGAAGATCATTCTGGCCAAGGTGCTGATGCTCGACTGACGGGGATTACCGCTTGCCCAACGCAAAGTTGGGCAACGCCCCCAGCGGCTGGTTGAACTGATACGGAATCGACACCAGCCCCCCTCCGGTATTGCGCTGTACCACGAAGTGCAGGTGCGGGCCGCTGCTGTTGCCGGTGTTGCCGGACAGCGCCAGCGGACTGCCCACCGCCACACGCCGCCCCTCCCGCACACTCACCGACCCTTGCTTGAGATGCAGGTACACGCCCATCGTGCCGTCGTCGTGCAGCACCCGCACGAAATTGCCGGAAGGATCGGTGCCGCGCCCGTTCTGCGAGTTCTCGATCTTCACCACCACCCCGGCCCGCGCCGCGATGATCGGCGTGCCCACCGGCATGGCGATGTCCATCGCATATTTGTTCTTCGGCCCGTAGTGGCTGTAGTCGCCGTTGGCACCCTGACTCAGACGGAACGGCCCGCCACGCCAGGGAAACGGATAGCGATAGCTCTGGGCGGCGCCAGCGGGGTCGCCGAGGGAATACTGGAACTGCGGCGTGTAAACCAACGGCTTGCCGCCGGACAGCGCCGTCAGCAACGCGAGACGCGTATTGCTGCGCGCCGGCAGCACCCGGCGGATCGTTTCCGTCGGCGCGCCTCGCACATTGCTCATTCCGGTGAACGCCAGTGCGACCTCCACCGGTGCATACAGGTCGTTGCGCACGAACACCACGTCGGTGCCCTTCTGCTTCTTGATGTCGAGATAGACCTGACGCTCGAGCCTCTCGACCATCCGGTCCTGAAACACGAACACCTGGGAGCCTTTGCTCGGACGGTCGCTGTACGAAACCACTCCGTTGGCATCGGTGGATTTGTAGATCGTCATGGCCACAGTCGAGGTGGAGGCCATTAACAGACCACAGAAAAACAGCAGGCGCAGGGGCATGGGCAAAAGTTCTGTCGAGTAAGGCCTGGGAATGAGCCTAGCAGCTGAAGCAGACCAGGCTAGTCGACAGATGTTTCAAATTTGGCACAGCATGAAAAAAGACCGCAGCCTGTGTCAGGCGGCGGTCTTCTTTTGCCCGCGACGCTTACGCGCCCGGAACGAAGTGCTTCTGCGCCGTGCCGCGGGCGATCAGGCGGGAGATGTAGTCGAGCTTCTGCGCGTCCTGGTCGACGAAGCGGAAGGTCAGTTGCAACCAGTCGCTGTCCGGTTTCGGCTCGTGGGCGACCACGGCGTGCAGGTAGCCGTTGAGGCGGGCGATTTCGGCGTTGTCGCCCTGCTCCAGATCGAGCACGGCGCTGTCGAGGATCTGCGGCAGGGTGTCGGTGCGCTTCACCACCAGCAGCGCTTCCTTGATGCTCAGGGCCTTGATCACGCATTGCTGGGTGCCGCTTGGCAGACGCAACTGACCCTGGCCACGGCCGCTGGCCGGAGCCGCAGAGGCTGCCGGGGCTTTCACGGGCGGGCTGTTGAGCAGGCCACGCTGTGGCGCAGCGGCAGGTGCTGGGGCGGCAGCGGCAGGCTTGGCAAACGGGTTGGCCGCAGGCGCAGCCGGTGCGGAGCCGACCACTGCAGCCTTGCCGCCGGTCAGTGCGCTCAGGGAGTCATTGCCGAACGCCGAGTTCATCTTGGTCGGAGCGCTGTTCATCAGGGCATCGAGCTTGCCAATCTTGTTCAGGGCCTGTTTGACCTTGGTCAGCAGTTGCTCGTTGGTGAACGGTTTGCTGACGTAACCGGAAACGCCGGCCTGAATCGCCTGCACCACGTTTTCCTTGTCGCCACGGCTGGTGACCATGATAAACGGCATGGTCTTGAGGTTGTCCTGCTCACGGCACCAGGTCAGCAGTTCGAGGCCGGACATTTCCGGCATTTCCCAGTCGCACAGCACCAGGTCGAAAGCCTCCTTGGCCAACATGGCCTGGGCTTTTTTACCGTTGACGGCGTCCTCGGTGCGGATCCCCGGGAAGTAATTACGCAGGCACTTTTTCACCAGGTCACGAATGAACGATGCATCGTCCACGACCAACACACTGATCTTGCTCATCCAACACCCCTATTAAAATCCCGGCAAGCATAACGCTGGCTGATGGCACATTGCCAAAACTCTTCAGTCACGCCGGGACTTTTCGTTCGCGGGTGCTGCTTTTTAATTCGCTTCTGCCTATGAAAAGCAGAAACAAAAACGCCCGGCCAAAGGGCCGGGCGCTTTTCTCAGGCAATCTTACTTATCGTCAGCATCGCCCGGAACATTAGCGGTTTCGCCGCTTGTCCCTTCAACTTCTTCCTTCATGCGCTTGAGGCCCATGTGGCGCACGTCGGTGCCGCGCACCAGGTAGATCACCAGCTCCGAGATGTTGCGCGCGTGGTCGCCGATCCGCTCCAGCGAACGCAGCACCCAGATGATGCTCAAGACCCGCGAGATAGAGCGCGGGTCTTCCATCATGTAGGTCGCCAGCTCGCGCAGGGCGGTCTTGTATTCGCGGTCGATGATCTTGTCGTACTGCGCCACCGACAGCGCCAGATCGGCATCGAAGCGGGCAAACGCGTCCAGCGCATCGCGGACCATGTTGCGCACCTGGTCGCCGATGTGACGCACCTCGACATAACCGCGCGGTGCTTCACCTTCCTCGCACAGCTGAATCGCACGACGGGCGATCTTGGTCGCTTCGTCGCCGATACGTTCCAGGTCGATCACCGACTTGGAAATGCTGATGATCAGACGCAGGTCGGACGCCGCCGGCTGACGACGGGCCAGAATGCGCAGGCATTCTTCGTCGATGTTGCGTTCCATCTGGTTGATCTGGTCGTCGATCTCGCGCACCTGCTGGGCCAGGCCCGAGTCGGCCTCGATCAGCGCGGTGACCGCGTCGTTGACTTGCTTCTCGACCAGCCCGCCCATGGCCAGCAGGTGGCTGCGCACTTCTTCCAGTTCGGCGTTGAACTGCGCGGAAATGTGATGGGTAAGGCCTTCTTTACTAATCATGTTGGCGTCCTTGGAGCGTCCGGTAAGGTGCGAGCGTCAATTCAGTGAGCGACAACCAGCGTCTGCTAGCCGTAACGACCGGTGATGTAGTCTTCGGTCTGCTTCTTGGCCGGATTGGTGAACAGGGTATCGGTGTCGCCGAATTCCACCAGTTTGCCCATGTACATGAACGCCGTGTAGTCGGACACCCGCGCCGCCTGCTGCATGTTGTGGGTCACGATGACGATGGTGAACTTGGATTTGAGCTCGTAGATCAACTCTTCAACTTTCAGGGTCGAGATCGGGTCGAGGGCCGAGCACGGTTCGTCGAGCAGCAGCACTTCCGGCTCCACGGCGATGGTACGGGCGATCACCAGACGCTGCTGCTGACCGCCGGACAGGCCGAGTGCCGAGTCATGCAGACGGTCTTTTACTTCGTCCCACAGGGCCGCGCCCTTCAGTGCCCACTCGACGGCTTCGTCGAGAATGCGCTTCTTGTTGATGCCCTGGATGCGCAGGCCGTAGACCACGTTTTCGTAGATGGTCTTCGGGAACGGGTTGGGCTTCTGGAACACCATGCCGACCCGGCGACGCAGCTCGGCCACGTCCTCGCCCTTGCGGTAGATGTTGTTGCCGTACAGGTTGATCGCGCCTTCGACGCGGCAGCCGTCCACCAGGTCGTTCATGCGGTTGAAGGTACGCAGCAGCGTAGACTTGCCGCAGCCGGACGGGCCGATGAAGGCGGTCACGCGCTGTTTCGGGATGTTCATGCTGACGTCGTACAGCGCTTGTTTCTCGCCGTAGAACAGGCTCAGGCCCGGCACTTCGATGGCCACGGTTTCCTGTTCGAGGTTCAGGCTCTGCTTGTCGCGGCCCAGGGCAGACATGTTGATGCCGTGGGTATGTGTTTCGTGCTGCATGGGAGATCCCCTGTGCTAACAAATTCGGTTCGGTTGGCTGCCGGGAATCAGGCCGGCAGCCCTTCAATTCTTGTGACGGCGATCAGCTGTCCAGCGCCTTGTACTTCTCGCGCAGGTGGTTACGAATCCACACTGCCGACAGGTTGAGCACGGCAATCACCAGCACCAGCAGCAACGCGGTGGCGTACACCAGCGGTCGTGCGGCTTCGACGTTCGGGCTCTGGAAGCCGACGTCGTAGATGTGGAAGCCCAGGTGCATGATCTTCTGGTCCAGGTGCAGGTACGGGTAGTTGCCATCCACCGGCAGCGACGGCGCCAGTTTCACCACACCCACCAGCATCAGCGGCGCCACTTCACCGGCGGCACGGGCCACGGCGAGGATCATGCCGGTCATCATCGCCGGGCTGGCCATCGGCAGAACGATCTTCCACAGGGTTTCAGCCTTGGTCGCGCCGAGGGCCAGCGAGCCTTCACGCACGGTACGCGGGATACGCGCCAGACCTTCTTCGGTGGCCACGATCACCACCGGCACCGCCAGCAGCGCCAGGGTCAACGAAGCCCAGAGCAGGCCCGGTGTACCGAAGGTCGGTGCCGGCAGCGCTTCCGGGAAGAACAGACGGTCGAGCGAGCCACCCAGCACGTAAACGAAGAAGCCCAGACCGAACACGCCGTAAACAATGGCCGGAACACCCGCCAGGTTGTTCACCGCGATCCGGATCACCCGGGTCAGGGTGTTCTGCTTGGCGTATTCACGCAGGTACACCGCCGCCAGCACGCCGAACGGGGTCACGATCATCGCCATGATCAGGGTCATCATCACGGTGCCGAAGATCGCCGGGAAAATCCCGCCTTCGGTGTTCGCTTCACGCGGGTCGTCGGACAGGAACTCCCAGACCTTGCTGAAGTAGAAGCCGACCTTGGTGAAGGTGCCCATCGCGTTTGGCTGGTAGGCGTGAACCACTTTGCCCAGGCCGATTTCGATCTCCTTGCCGTTGGCATCGCGAGCGGTCAGGGCGTCGCGGTTGAACTGCGCGTGCAGATCGGCCAGACGGGCTTCGACGTCCTGATAGCGGGCGTTCAGCTCGGCACGTTCGGCGTCCATGTCCGCTTGCGCGGTGGCGTCGAGCTTGCCTTCCAGTTCCAGTTTGCGGCCATGCAGACGGATGCGCTCGAGACCGGCGTTGATCGCGCCGATGTCGGTTTTTTCCAGGGTCTTGAGTTGCGCGGCGAGGCCGTTCACACGGTTGATCCGCGCCTGCAGCTCGGGCCAGGCCGCTTCGCCTTCGGCGATGACCTTGCCGTCCTGTTTGACGTTGACCAGGTAGCCGTAGAAGTTGCCCCACTCACGACGCTCCAGCGCCATCAGCTCCGGCGGGTTCTTCTGGTCGGTCAGCCACTCGCCGACGATCCAGGTGAAGTCGTTGCCGTTCAGGTCGCGGTTGCCGACCTTGATCAGCTCGCGGGTCATGAATTCCGGGCCCTGGTCAGGCACCGGCAAGCCGGCGCTCTTCAGGCGTGCGCGGGGCACTTCTTCCTTCTGCACCACTTCGCCGATGACCAGGTGATTGCCCTGGCCGGGGACGTTGTAGCTGGCGTGGATCAGGTCCGCCGGCCAG
This genomic window from Pseudomonas kribbensis contains:
- a CDS encoding COG4315 family predicted lipoprotein; protein product: MTQMTASFKALLMAAAVALPAMAFAADPVMMKDGMMTDHKGMTVYTFDKDMGGKSMCNGECAKMWPPMMAPAGAKAEGKFMPIKRDDGMMQWSYDGKPLYTFMKDEKPGDMKGEGFKDMWHMPKH
- the phoB gene encoding phosphate regulon transcriptional regulator PhoB; this translates as MVGRSILIVDDEAPIREMIAVALEMAGYDCLEAENSQQAHAIIVDRKPDLILLDWMLPGTSGIELARRLKRDELTGDIPIIMLTAKGEEDNKIQGLEVGADDYITKPFSPRELVARLKAVLRRAGPTDGEAPIEVGGLLLDPISHRVTIDGRPAEMGPTEYRLLQFFMTHQERAYTRGQLLDQVWGGNVYVEERTVDVHIRRLRKALGDAYENLVQTVRGTGYRFSTKA
- the phoR gene encoding phosphate regulon sensor histidine kinase PhoR, which codes for MLLLVTGCLVIGLITGYYGWSLAAGLGLYLAWTLKQLLRLHEWLRLHQPDEAPPDGYGLWGEVFDSIYHLQRRDQRVRGRLQAVIDRVQESTAALKDAVIMLDSDGNLEWWNRAAETLLGLKTPQDSGQPVTNLVRHPRFKEYFEQENYAEPLEIPSPTNDRVRIQMYLTRYGNNEHLMLVRDVTRIHQLEQMRKDFIANVSHELRTPLTVICGYLETLLDNVEEVNPRWSRALQQMQQQGGRMQTLLNDLLLLAKLEATDYPSDNQPVHIDTLLQSIKSDAQQLSGSKNQKITLEADASILLKGSEAELRSAFSNLVFNAVKYTPAEGNIRIRWWGDDQGAHLSVQDSGIGIDSKHLPRLTERFYRVDSSRNSNTGGTGLGLAIVKHVLLRHRARMEISSVPGHGSTFTCHFAPAQVAQARLISAAE
- a CDS encoding hemolysin family protein; its protein translation is MDPSPGLSLATIFADFGMILFALILVLLNGFFVAAEFAMVKLRSTRVEAIAEQHGWRGHILRTVHSQLDAYLSACQLGITLASLGLGWVGEPAFAHILEPLLSAVGVQSAEVVKGISFFTAFFIISYLHIVVGELAPKSWAIRKPELLSLWTAVPLYLFYWAMYPAIYLLNASANTILRIAGQGEPGPHHEHHYSREELKLILHSSRGQDPSDQGMRVLASAVEMGELEVVDWANSREDLITLEFNAPLKEILAMFRRHKFSRYPVYDSERKEFVGLLHIKDLLLELAALDHIPESFNLAELTRPLERVSRHMPLSQLLEQFRKGGSHFAVVEEADGNIIGYLTMEDVLEVLVGDIQDEHRKAERGILAYQPGKLLVRGDTPLFKVERLLGIDLDHIEAETLAGLIYETLKRVPEEEEVLEVEGLRIIIKKMKGPKIILAKVLMLD
- a CDS encoding peptidoglycan DD-metalloendopeptidase family protein, which codes for MPLRLLFFCGLLMASTSTVAMTIYKSTDANGVVSYSDRPSKGSQVFVFQDRMVERLERQVYLDIKKQKGTDVVFVRNDLYAPVEVALAFTGMSNVRGAPTETIRRVLPARSNTRLALLTALSGGKPLVYTPQFQYSLGDPAGAAQSYRYPFPWRGGPFRLSQGANGDYSHYGPKNKYAMDIAMPVGTPIIAARAGVVVKIENSQNGRGTDPSGNFVRVLHDDGTMGVYLHLKQGSVSVREGRRVAVGSPLALSGNTGNSSGPHLHFVVQRNTGGGLVSIPYQFNQPLGALPNFALGKR
- a CDS encoding response regulator, which encodes MSKISVLVVDDASFIRDLVKKCLRNYFPGIRTEDAVNGKKAQAMLAKEAFDLVLCDWEMPEMSGLELLTWCREQDNLKTMPFIMVTSRGDKENVVQAIQAGVSGYVSKPFTNEQLLTKVKQALNKIGKLDALMNSAPTKMNSAFGNDSLSALTGGKAAVVGSAPAAPAANPFAKPAAAAPAPAAAPQRGLLNSPPVKAPAASAAPASGRGQGQLRLPSGTQQCVIKALSIKEALLVVKRTDTLPQILDSAVLDLEQGDNAEIARLNGYLHAVVAHEPKPDSDWLQLTFRFVDQDAQKLDYISRLIARGTAQKHFVPGA
- the phoU gene encoding phosphate signaling complex protein PhoU, with amino-acid sequence MISKEGLTHHISAQFNAELEEVRSHLLAMGGLVEKQVNDAVTALIEADSGLAQQVREIDDQINQMERNIDEECLRILARRQPAASDLRLIISISKSVIDLERIGDEATKIARRAIQLCEEGEAPRGYVEVRHIGDQVRNMVRDALDAFARFDADLALSVAQYDKIIDREYKTALRELATYMMEDPRSISRVLSIIWVLRSLERIGDHARNISELVIYLVRGTDVRHMGLKRMKEEVEGTSGETANVPGDADDK
- the pstB gene encoding phosphate ABC transporter ATP-binding protein PstB, translated to MQHETHTHGINMSALGRDKQSLNLEQETVAIEVPGLSLFYGEKQALYDVSMNIPKQRVTAFIGPSGCGKSTLLRTFNRMNDLVDGCRVEGAINLYGNNIYRKGEDVAELRRRVGMVFQKPNPFPKTIYENVVYGLRIQGINKKRILDEAVEWALKGAALWDEVKDRLHDSALGLSGGQQQRLVIARTIAVEPEVLLLDEPCSALDPISTLKVEELIYELKSKFTIVIVTHNMQQAARVSDYTAFMYMGKLVEFGDTDTLFTNPAKKQTEDYITGRYG
- the pstA gene encoding phosphate ABC transporter permease PstA, with the translated sequence MKQNSLNGWFKSGAPGVWISGGAVSIAVIMTIGLLAVIAVRGLGHFWPADLIHASYNVPGQGNHLVIGEVVQKEEVPRARLKSAGLPVPDQGPEFMTRELIKVGNRDLNGNDFTWIVGEWLTDQKNPPELMALERREWGNFYGYLVNVKQDGKVIAEGEAAWPELQARINRVNGLAAQLKTLEKTDIGAINAGLERIRLHGRKLELEGKLDATAQADMDAERAELNARYQDVEARLADLHAQFNRDALTARDANGKEIEIGLGKVVHAYQPNAMGTFTKVGFYFSKVWEFLSDDPREANTEGGIFPAIFGTVMMTLIMAMIVTPFGVLAAVYLREYAKQNTLTRVIRIAVNNLAGVPAIVYGVFGLGFFVYVLGGSLDRLFFPEALPAPTFGTPGLLWASLTLALLAVPVVIVATEEGLARIPRTVREGSLALGATKAETLWKIVLPMASPAMMTGMILAVARAAGEVAPLMLVGVVKLAPSLPVDGNYPYLHLDQKIMHLGFHIYDVGFQSPNVEAARPLVYATALLLVLVIAVLNLSAVWIRNHLREKYKALDS